CTGGGCGAACTGGTTTCGCTCAAGCGTGGCCTGGTGTGCGTGGTCGGCGGTACCGGGGCCGGCAAGTCGACGACACTGGCGTCGATGATTCAGCACCGAAACGAGCACGCCGGTGGCCACATCATCTGTATCGAAGATCCCATCGAGTACATCCACCAGCATCGCCGGGCGATCATCAACCAGCGCGAGGTGGGCATCGACACCGAATCCTTCGAGGTGGCGCTGAGAAACGCCCTGCGCCAGGCCCCCGACGTGATCATGATCGGCGAGATCCGTTCCCGCGAGACCATGGAGCAGGCGCTGACATTCGCCGAGACGGGCCATCTGTGCCTGGCGACGCTGCACGCCAACAACGCCAATCAGGCGCTCGATCGGATCATTCACTTCTTCCCCAACGAACGCCACGAGCAGGTCTGGCTCGATCTGTCGCTCAACCTGCAGGCGATCGTCGCCCAGCAGTTGCTGCCGCGTCAGGACGGTCAGGGGCGTGCGCCGGCGATCGAGGTGCTGCTGCGCTCGCCGCTGGTCAGCGAGCTGATCCGCAAGGGCGAGGTCGGCGAAATCAAGGCGCTGATGGCGCGCTCGCGCGATCTGGGCATGCAGACCTTCGATCAGGCGCTGTTCGAGCTCTACCAGCGTGGCGATATCAGCCAGGAGGTCGCACTGGTGCATGCCGATTCCGCCAACGATCTGCGCATGATGATCAAGTACGGCCAGGGTGACGGGCAGGGCGTCGGCCAGGCGCTGGACGCCGCGAGCCGGCTGTCGCTGCGGGCCAGCGACGACTTCGAGTGATGATGGCCCGAGCGAACCCCGGGCCTGGGTTCAGGCGCTATACAGTCCGCCAAGGACCCGTTCTCCCGCGGCGCCGGTGACGCTGGGCAGGTTGCCGGGCAGCCCTTCCAGGCGGCACCAGGCCAGCCAGGCGAAGGCGCCGGCTTCCAGCCAGTCGGCCGACCAGCCGAAGTCGTCGCAGCGCGCCAGGGCCAGCGCCGGTTGGCGACGTTGCAAACGCGCCAGTAGGTCGGCGTTGCGTGCCCCGCCGCCGCAGGGGATCAACGTCAGCGGTCCTTCGGCGCCTTGCCGGGCGAGCGCCTGTTCGATGCCCAGGGCCACGCTGGCGGCGGTCAGTTCGGCCAGCGTGGCCTGAATGTCCTGCGGCGCCTCGCGGCCGCTGGCGTATGCTGCCAGCCAGTCGAGATGAAAGTACTCGCGCCCGGTACTCTTGGGCGGCGGCTGATGAAAGAACCGGTCGTCGAGCAGGCGCTTCAGCAGCGATTCGTCGACCTCACCCGTCGCGGCCCATTGCCCGTCAATATCGAAATGGCCGCCCTGGTGGCGCGCATGCCAGGCGTCCAGCAGGGCATTGGCCGGGCCGGTGTCGAAGCCGATGACCGGCGTGTCGATTTCTGTCGGGGGCAGCAGGGTCAGATTGGCGAAACCGCCGAGATTGAGTACCACCCGCCACTCCCGGGCGCCGCGAAACAGTGCGGCATGAAAGGCCGGGGCCAGCGGGGCGGCCTGCCCGCCGGCGGCCAGGTCGCGGCGCCGGAAGTCGCCGACCACCGGGCAGCCGGTGAGCTCGGCCAGCAGACTGGGATTGTCCAGCTGCCAGGTATAGGGCGATATGCCGTGCGGGGCGTGCTCGATGGTCTGGCCGTGACTGCCGATGGCCGTGATCGCGCCGGCCTCCAGATCGTTGGCGGCGAGCAACCGGGCGACGGCCTCGCCCTGCAGTTCGCAGAATGCCTGCTCGGCATAGGCAAGATCGGCGAAGCTCGCCTGGCGTGACTGGCAGAGCATCAACAGCACCTGGCGCAGACTGTCGGGGATGTCGATGCCCAGCGCATCGACGAGCTCGGGGCGGCCTTCGCCGCAGCGCACCAGGGCGGCATCGATTCCGTCCAGGCTGGTTCCGGACATCAAGCCAACGAACAACGGCATAAGGGCCTCTCTCTGCGTGAATGGCGCTCAACCGCCAAGTCAAGACATGCTAACATCCTGCCCTATTCTTCCAGGCAAGCGCTTTAATGCCAGGCAACTGTTTATAAATGGAGAGGGCACGATGACCGACGTCGCCGATGCGCTGGCGCTGCTCAAGCGCGGCGCCCACGAGATTCTGCTCGAGGAGGAGCTGGAGCAAAAGCTGGCCTCCGGGCGCAAGCTGCGTATCAAGGCCGGCTTCGACCCCACCGCGCCCGATCTGCACCTGGGGCACAGCGTGCTGCTGACCAAGATGCGCCAGTTTCAGGAACTGGGTCACGAGGTGATCTTCCTGATCGGCGATTTCACCGGGCGCATCGGCGACCCCACCGGCAAGAACGTCACCCGCAAGCCGCTCACCGAAGGCGAGGTCAAGGCCAACGCCAAGACCTACCGCGAACAGGTCTTCAAGATCCTCGACCCCGAGAAGACCATCGTCGCCTTCAATGCCGACTGGATGAACAAGCTCTCCGCGGCCGACATGATCGAGCTGGCCGCCCAGTCGACCGTGGCACGGATGCTCGAGCGCGACGATTTCGAGAAGCGCTACCGTGCCAATCAATCGATCTCGATCCATGAGTTCCTCTATCCGCTGGTCCAGGGCTACGATTCGGTGGCGCTGGAGGCGGACGTCGAACTCGGCGGTACCGACCAGAAGTTCAACCTGCTGATGGGGCGCGAGATCCAGAAGCACTTCGGCCAGCCGCCGCAGGTGGTGATCACCATGCCGTTGCTCGAAGGGCTTGACGGCGTGCAGAAGATGTCCAAGTCGCTGGGCAATTACGTCGGCCTCGACGAGGCGCCGGGGGCGATGTTCAACAAGCTGGTGTCGATGCCCGACAGTTTGATGTGGCGCTACTTCGAACTGCTCTCGCTTAAAAGCAACGAGGCGTTCGAGACGCTCAAGCGTGACGTCGAGGCCGGGGCCAACCCGCGCGACGTCAAGATGGAGCTCGCCCGCGAACTGATCACGCGCTATCACGGTGAGGAAGCCGCCGCCAACGCGCACCGCTCGGC
The genomic region above belongs to Halomonas zincidurans B6 and contains:
- the tyrS gene encoding tyrosine--tRNA ligase, yielding MTDVADALALLKRGAHEILLEEELEQKLASGRKLRIKAGFDPTAPDLHLGHSVLLTKMRQFQELGHEVIFLIGDFTGRIGDPTGKNVTRKPLTEGEVKANAKTYREQVFKILDPEKTIVAFNADWMNKLSAADMIELAAQSTVARMLERDDFEKRYRANQSISIHEFLYPLVQGYDSVALEADVELGGTDQKFNLLMGREIQKHFGQPPQVVITMPLLEGLDGVQKMSKSLGNYVGLDEAPGAMFNKLVSMPDSLMWRYFELLSLKSNEAFETLKRDVEAGANPRDVKMELARELITRYHGEEAAANAHRSAGNRLAEGELPEDLPEVTVDFEGNAQAPIAAVLNRANLANNSAQAKDMLGNGRVKVDGEVVARDHMLDTGRSYVIQAGKKRYARVTLSGPLS
- a CDS encoding anhydro-N-acetylmuramic acid kinase — its product is MPLFVGLMSGTSLDGIDAALVRCGEGRPELVDALGIDIPDSLRQVLLMLCQSRQASFADLAYAEQAFCELQGEAVARLLAANDLEAGAITAIGSHGQTIEHAPHGISPYTWQLDNPSLLAELTGCPVVGDFRRRDLAAGGQAAPLAPAFHAALFRGAREWRVVLNLGGFANLTLLPPTEIDTPVIGFDTGPANALLDAWHARHQGGHFDIDGQWAATGEVDESLLKRLLDDRFFHQPPPKSTGREYFHLDWLAAYASGREAPQDIQATLAELTAASVALGIEQALARQGAEGPLTLIPCGGGARNADLLARLQRRQPALALARCDDFGWSADWLEAGAFAWLAWCRLEGLPGNLPSVTGAAGERVLGGLYSA
- a CDS encoding PilT/PilU family type 4a pilus ATPase, yielding MTPGKWLHQLLDIMIDKQASDMLLSTNAPPSLKISSKLVALGDTALSVDQVRELVLAALPEGARERFEARREANFALSLPGKGRFRISAFYQRSQMAMVVRRIAYDIPSLEALSLPATLGELVSLKRGLVCVVGGTGAGKSTTLASMIQHRNEHAGGHIICIEDPIEYIHQHRRAIINQREVGIDTESFEVALRNALRQAPDVIMIGEIRSRETMEQALTFAETGHLCLATLHANNANQALDRIIHFFPNERHEQVWLDLSLNLQAIVAQQLLPRQDGQGRAPAIEVLLRSPLVSELIRKGEVGEIKALMARSRDLGMQTFDQALFELYQRGDISQEVALVHADSANDLRMMIKYGQGDGQGVGQALDAASRLSLRASDDFE